A genomic region of Ensifer sp. PDNC004 contains the following coding sequences:
- a CDS encoding autotransporter outer membrane beta-barrel domain-containing protein, with product MDLVIGNSAVGSLTISNGGILTNYTGIIGNDLTGVGTVSVLGQGTHWDNFGDVVTGQSGRGTLDILGGGLVTSEAGYIGAGTDSVGVVTISGNDGFGVASSWTLSQDLRVGDEGSGTLNVTDGGRVVTTRRINIGNWNAGTVTASNGAELTSHDGIVGVSARGEALLSSGATWSMMDQLTVGLFAQGTLRVEDGASITSNQGYVGANSGGDGSVTVTGAGSSWVMTGSNLTLGNYGVGTMTIEDGARVYAKSGVYVGISDAAASGTLNVLGTSGARGVLETSGLRGGLGTASVTVDGGIVRAIGTNENFFRNYGAQKVTLGTGGGIFDTNGHDIGIAPEITGAGGLTKQGGGTLTLTGANSFAGGTTINAGTLQLGNGGTNGSIIGDVANDGTLSFNRSDLVNFDGTIAGSGGVHQVGTGQTTLTQDSSGLSGMSRITNGILSVDGILGGTLDVTGGRLQGDGRVGTTTNFAGGTIAPGNSIGTLTVAGNYAGSGGTLEIETVLGDDLSKTDRLVVTGNTSGNTSVRVINVGGAGAQTNEGIKIIDIGGASGGSFSLLGDYVFQGDQAVVAGAYAYRLYQGGMSTPADGDWYLRSALLNSGTPTEPLYQAGAPIYEAYASVLQSFNDLETLQQRVGNRSWTTGTNQFALTDPADNSGFIWSRIAGRTAKTAPEFSTTGMQFDTDTWQIQSGVEGQLSASEAGSLIASLYARYGNVTGQVSSIFGNGSIRTDGYGLGGALTWYGTDGFYIDSQASLTWYDSTLKSSTAAIGLTAGNGGFGYALGVEAGQKIALNANWGVTPQAQIVYSGINYSQFTDAFGTNVALKEGDDFKIRLGISADYENAWRAENGETSRLHAYAIADLYNDFLPQNSVEVDGVRLAAEQDNLWAGIGLGGTYSWGDGKYALHGQGKINTGLGHFGTNYALTGTVGLTARF from the coding sequence ATGGATCTCGTGATCGGCAACAGCGCTGTCGGGAGCCTGACGATTTCGAACGGCGGCATCCTGACGAATTATACAGGCATTATCGGCAACGACCTCACAGGTGTCGGTACCGTTAGCGTTTTGGGCCAGGGCACGCATTGGGACAATTTTGGAGACGTGGTCACCGGGCAGTCTGGTCGTGGCACATTGGATATTCTGGGCGGCGGGCTCGTTACCAGCGAGGCTGGTTACATAGGGGCCGGTACGGACAGCGTGGGCGTCGTGACGATCTCGGGCAATGATGGCTTCGGCGTCGCTTCGTCCTGGACGCTCAGTCAAGATCTTCGGGTGGGCGATGAGGGCAGCGGGACGTTGAACGTCACCGACGGCGGTCGCGTCGTGACCACGCGACGAATCAACATCGGCAACTGGAACGCGGGCACTGTTACAGCATCGAACGGCGCTGAGTTGACGAGCCACGACGGGATTGTTGGTGTCTCGGCACGCGGTGAGGCGCTCCTGAGCTCAGGCGCCACCTGGTCGATGATGGACCAGCTCACCGTGGGCCTGTTTGCCCAGGGAACACTCAGGGTCGAAGACGGTGCAAGCATAACCAGCAACCAGGGCTATGTCGGCGCGAACTCTGGTGGCGACGGCAGCGTAACGGTGACAGGCGCTGGATCGAGCTGGGTGATGACGGGGTCAAACCTAACATTGGGCAACTACGGCGTCGGCACCATGACCATCGAGGATGGCGCAAGGGTCTACGCCAAGAGCGGTGTCTATGTCGGCATTTCGGATGCGGCGGCAAGCGGCACGCTGAACGTGCTGGGCACATCTGGTGCCCGTGGGGTGCTCGAAACCAGCGGGCTTCGCGGGGGCCTCGGCACGGCGAGCGTTACAGTGGATGGCGGCATTGTCCGGGCCATTGGCACCAACGAGAACTTCTTCAGGAACTATGGCGCTCAGAAGGTCACCCTTGGCACTGGCGGCGGCATCTTCGACACCAACGGCCATGATATCGGAATCGCACCCGAAATTACCGGTGCAGGTGGCCTGACCAAGCAGGGCGGGGGAACTCTGACCCTGACCGGTGCGAACAGCTTCGCTGGCGGCACAACGATCAATGCAGGCACCTTGCAGTTGGGTAATGGCGGCACGAACGGCAGTATCATCGGCGATGTCGCCAATGACGGCACCCTTTCCTTTAATCGATCGGACCTAGTGAACTTTGACGGCACGATCGCGGGAAGCGGTGGTGTCCATCAGGTCGGAACCGGCCAGACCACACTGACGCAGGACAGTTCTGGGCTTTCGGGCATGTCGCGGATCACCAACGGTATTTTGTCCGTCGACGGGATTTTGGGGGGTACCCTCGACGTAACTGGCGGGCGCCTGCAAGGCGATGGCAGAGTAGGAACCACGACCAATTTTGCGGGTGGCACCATTGCTCCGGGCAATTCCATCGGCACGCTGACGGTCGCGGGCAACTATGCCGGCAGCGGTGGCACACTCGAAATCGAGACAGTACTTGGCGATGACCTTTCGAAGACGGATCGCCTCGTCGTGACCGGGAACACATCGGGCAATACCAGCGTGCGTGTCATCAATGTCGGTGGCGCAGGCGCCCAGACGAACGAAGGCATCAAGATCATCGATATCGGCGGCGCTTCCGGCGGAAGCTTTTCACTTTTGGGCGATTATGTATTCCAGGGCGACCAAGCCGTCGTTGCAGGGGCCTATGCCTATCGCCTTTATCAAGGCGGCATGAGCACGCCAGCGGATGGCGACTGGTATCTGCGTTCAGCGCTGCTCAACTCGGGAACACCGACCGAGCCTCTCTATCAAGCCGGCGCGCCCATCTACGAAGCCTATGCATCGGTGCTGCAGAGCTTTAACGACCTTGAGACCTTGCAGCAGCGTGTTGGCAATCGCTCCTGGACCACGGGAACCAACCAGTTCGCCCTGACCGATCCCGCCGACAACAGCGGTTTTATCTGGAGCCGAATAGCCGGCCGTACAGCAAAGACGGCCCCCGAGTTTTCCACCACCGGCATGCAATTCGATACCGACACCTGGCAAATCCAGTCCGGCGTCGAGGGCCAACTTTCCGCCAGCGAGGCCGGAAGCCTGATTGCTTCGCTTTACGCACGCTATGGCAATGTCACCGGGCAAGTCTCCTCGATCTTCGGCAATGGCTCGATCAGAACCGATGGCTACGGTTTGGGGGGCGCTCTGACGTGGTATGGAACCGACGGCTTCTACATCGACAGTCAAGCAAGCCTGACGTGGTACGACAGCACGCTCAAGTCCTCGACTGCGGCGATTGGCCTGACCGCGGGAAATGGCGGTTTCGGCTATGCACTCGGTGTCGAAGCGGGCCAAAAGATCGCGCTGAACGCCAACTGGGGAGTGACGCCACAGGCGCAGATAGTCTATTCTGGGATCAACTACAGCCAATTCACCGATGCTTTCGGCACCAACGTCGCCCTGAAAGAGGGCGACGATTTCAAGATCCGTCTCGGTATCTCTGCTGACTACGAGAATGCCTGGCGAGCCGAAAACGGAGAGACCAGCCGGTTACACGCCTACGCAATAGCCGATCTCTACAATGATTTCCTGCCGCAAAACAGCGTCGAAGTCGATGGCGTTCGCCTTGCAGCGGAGCAGGATAATCTTTGGGCCGGTATCGGGCTAGGCGGCACCTACAGCTGGGGCGACGGCAAGTACGCGCTTCATGGCCAAGGCAAGATCAACACGGGTCTTGGCCACTTCGGCACCAACTATGCACTGACAGGCACAGTCGGCCTCACCGCAAGGTTCTAA
- a CDS encoding MsnO8 family LLM class oxidoreductase, with protein MSYLLSLLDKSPVDPGRTPTEALHATAQLAAKAEEWRYHRFWVAEHHNIQGLASSAPETLIAYLLAKTSKIRIGSGGVMLQHYSAYKVAESFNLLASLAPSRVDLGVGKAPGGFPLSTRALQAGIDPALRPNFAEQLADLNRYLLPQEAQHSDLLATPLPPVAPERFLLGASVDSAVLAAEKGWKLVFAGHLNGDPDNLQKTFDAYERATGGERPLLALAAFAADNEERARQRVADLKIFKVFFGNGQSVNVGSEEQAADYARQAGFSDYRIEEKTPSVLTGTPRQVRQELDALHRRYGVEEFVIETPAVGAAERLASIELIARERLSLAA; from the coding sequence ATGTCCTATCTGCTTAGCCTTCTCGACAAGAGCCCCGTCGATCCGGGGAGGACGCCCACGGAGGCCCTTCACGCGACCGCCCAGCTCGCCGCGAAGGCGGAGGAATGGCGCTATCATCGCTTCTGGGTCGCAGAACACCACAACATTCAGGGGCTAGCGAGTTCGGCGCCGGAAACCCTGATCGCCTATCTGCTGGCGAAAACGTCGAAGATCCGCATCGGATCCGGCGGCGTCATGCTGCAGCACTACAGCGCCTACAAGGTTGCCGAGAGTTTCAATCTTCTCGCCAGCCTTGCGCCATCGCGCGTCGACCTCGGCGTCGGCAAGGCGCCGGGCGGATTTCCGCTTTCGACCAGGGCGCTGCAGGCAGGGATAGATCCCGCGCTCCGACCGAATTTCGCCGAGCAGCTGGCGGATCTCAATCGTTATCTGTTGCCGCAGGAGGCACAACACTCCGACCTGCTTGCCACACCGCTGCCGCCTGTCGCGCCGGAACGCTTCCTGCTCGGAGCAAGCGTCGACAGCGCCGTCCTTGCCGCCGAAAAGGGCTGGAAGCTGGTTTTCGCCGGCCATCTCAACGGCGATCCCGACAATCTGCAAAAGACGTTTGATGCCTATGAGCGGGCGACTGGCGGTGAGCGACCGCTGCTCGCGCTCGCGGCCTTCGCCGCCGACAACGAGGAACGGGCGCGCCAGCGCGTCGCCGACCTGAAGATTTTCAAGGTGTTCTTCGGCAATGGCCAGAGCGTCAATGTCGGCAGCGAGGAGCAGGCCGCCGACTATGCCCGCCAGGCCGGCTTTAGCGATTACCGCATCGAGGAAAAGACACCGAGCGTGCTCACCGGCACGCCGCGGCAGGTGCGCCAGGAACTCGACGCGCTGCACCGCCGCTACGGTGTCGAGGAATTCGTCATTGAAACGCCCGCGGTCGGCGCCGCCGAGCGCCTCGCCTCGATCGAACTCATCGCACGCGAGCGGCTGTCGCTCGCCGCCTGA
- a CDS encoding LLM class flavin-dependent oxidoreductase, producing MSKKNVTFGIMLQGPGGHMNAWKHPSGPADASVNFSFFVDTARKAEAAGIAFAFVADGLYINEQSIPHFLNRFEPLTILSALAASTSQIGLVGTVSTSYSDPFTVARQFASLDLISGGRAGWNAVTSPLEGSGRNYGREHPEHELRYEIADEYLDAIKGLWDSWDDDAFARDRATGVYADKTKLRRLNHKGRFFRIEGPLNIERSRQGQPVVFQAGASDSGVRLAGKHADAVFTNGGPIEDAKVFYKQVKQSAVAQGRRAGEVGIFPGIGPIVGATAEEAEAKYRAIRDLVTIEEALLYLGRFFDHHDFSAYPLDAPFPDIGDIGKNSFRATTDRIKKTARETGASLREIALDVATPRTTFIGTAEHIAGEIIRWIDEDAADGFILGFPVIAEGLADFAAYVLPILEGRGYFKRGLEGATLRDHLGLPYRESRYAAPAVEVERGRAVGT from the coding sequence ATGAGCAAGAAGAACGTCACTTTCGGCATCATGCTGCAGGGACCGGGCGGACACATGAACGCCTGGAAACATCCAAGCGGGCCGGCCGATGCGAGCGTCAACTTTTCGTTCTTCGTCGACACGGCGCGCAAGGCGGAGGCCGCCGGCATCGCCTTCGCCTTCGTCGCCGATGGCCTCTACATCAACGAACAGTCGATCCCGCATTTCCTCAACCGCTTCGAGCCGCTGACGATCCTGTCGGCGCTTGCCGCCTCGACCTCGCAGATCGGTCTCGTTGGCACGGTTTCGACCTCCTACAGTGACCCGTTCACGGTCGCCCGCCAGTTCGCCTCGCTCGATCTGATCAGTGGCGGCCGTGCCGGCTGGAACGCGGTGACCTCGCCGCTCGAAGGGTCTGGCCGCAACTACGGGCGCGAGCATCCGGAACACGAGCTGCGCTACGAAATCGCCGACGAATATCTCGATGCGATCAAGGGGCTGTGGGACAGCTGGGACGACGACGCCTTCGCGCGCGACCGCGCAACCGGCGTCTATGCCGACAAGACGAAGCTGCGCCGGCTCAATCACAAGGGGCGCTTCTTCCGGATCGAGGGACCGCTCAACATCGAGCGTTCCAGGCAGGGTCAACCGGTCGTCTTCCAGGCGGGAGCGTCCGATTCCGGTGTCCGCCTTGCGGGAAAACATGCCGACGCGGTGTTCACCAATGGCGGGCCGATCGAGGACGCCAAGGTCTTCTACAAGCAAGTCAAGCAAAGTGCGGTGGCACAGGGACGCCGTGCTGGCGAGGTCGGCATCTTTCCCGGCATCGGCCCGATCGTCGGCGCCACGGCCGAAGAGGCCGAGGCGAAATACCGGGCCATCCGCGATCTGGTGACGATCGAGGAAGCGCTGCTCTATCTCGGCCGGTTCTTCGATCATCACGACTTCAGCGCCTATCCGCTCGACGCGCCGTTCCCCGATATCGGTGACATCGGCAAGAACAGCTTTCGCGCGACGACCGACCGCATCAAGAAGACGGCGCGTGAAACAGGCGCGAGCCTGCGCGAGATCGCGCTCGACGTCGCAACGCCGAGGACGACCTTCATCGGCACGGCTGAGCATATTGCAGGCGAGATCATCCGCTGGATCGACGAGGATGCGGCCGACGGCTTCATCCTCGGCTTCCCCGTGATCGCCGAAGGGCTCGCTGATTTCGCCGCATATGTGCTGCCGATCCTCGAAGGCCGCGGATACTTCAAGCGCGGGCTCGAAGGCGCAACGCTGCGCGATCACCTGGGACTGCCGTATCGCGAAAGCCGTTATGCGGCGCCGGCGGTGGAAGTCGAGCGGGGGAGGGCCGTCGGGACCTGA
- a CDS encoding M20 aminoacylase family protein, whose product MNLILTDTQRSAAVERGLASFIDEIVAIRRDLHQHPELAFQERRTSDLVADRLSAWGYEVSRGIARTGIVATLRRGRSEKAIGLRADMDALPIEEATGLAYASRHKGVMHACGHDGHTAILLAAARFLAGEGRFDGTLRLIFQPAEEIGAGARSMLSEGLLERFPVEAIFGLHNWPGVATGRFGFVEGPAMASVDQANITVVGKGGHGAEPHLTVDPVLATASLITALQSLVSRNVDPQHMAVVTVGSIRGGQASNVIPESVSLKLTLRAFNDDVRRLLGERVQALARAQAESFGARAEIDYRLGFPALVNHAAETDFARDVALKALGPDAIISDFKPRTASEDFAFFLEEKAGNYAFVGNGDSAALHSAEYDFNDAIIAPAARYWVRLVETFLA is encoded by the coding sequence ATGAACCTTATTCTCACCGACACCCAGAGATCCGCAGCCGTCGAGCGTGGCCTTGCCAGCTTCATCGACGAGATTGTCGCCATCCGGCGCGATCTGCATCAGCATCCCGAGCTCGCCTTTCAGGAGAGACGCACGAGCGACCTCGTTGCCGACCGGCTGTCTGCCTGGGGCTATGAGGTCAGCCGCGGCATTGCCCGGACCGGGATTGTCGCCACCCTCCGGCGCGGGCGGAGCGAAAAGGCGATCGGCCTTCGCGCCGACATGGACGCCTTGCCGATCGAGGAAGCGACGGGTCTTGCCTATGCCAGCCGCCACAAGGGCGTGATGCACGCCTGCGGCCATGACGGCCATACGGCGATCCTGCTCGCAGCCGCCCGGTTTCTGGCAGGGGAGGGACGTTTCGACGGCACGCTGCGGCTGATCTTCCAGCCCGCCGAAGAGATCGGCGCCGGCGCGCGCAGCATGCTATCGGAGGGTTTGCTCGAACGCTTCCCGGTCGAAGCGATCTTCGGCCTGCACAACTGGCCGGGCGTAGCCACGGGACGTTTCGGCTTCGTCGAGGGGCCGGCCATGGCCTCGGTCGACCAAGCCAACATCACTGTTGTCGGCAAGGGTGGGCACGGGGCTGAGCCGCACCTGACCGTCGACCCGGTGCTGGCGACGGCATCACTGATTACGGCGCTCCAGAGCCTCGTTTCGCGCAATGTCGACCCGCAGCATATGGCTGTCGTCACCGTCGGCTCCATCCGCGGCGGCCAGGCGTCGAACGTCATCCCCGAAAGCGTCTCGTTGAAATTGACCCTGCGGGCCTTCAATGACGACGTCCGCCGCCTGCTTGGCGAGCGTGTCCAGGCGCTGGCGCGGGCGCAGGCCGAGAGTTTTGGCGCAAGGGCCGAGATCGACTATCGGCTCGGCTTTCCGGCGCTGGTCAACCACGCCGCCGAAACGGACTTTGCCCGCGATGTCGCGCTCAAGGCCTTAGGCCCCGACGCGATCATTTCAGATTTCAAGCCGCGCACGGCCAGCGAGGACTTCGCGTTCTTCCTCGAGGAGAAAGCCGGCAACTACGCCTTCGTCGGCAACGGCGACAGCGCGGCGCTCCACAGCGCTGAATACGATTTCAACGACGCGATCATCGCACCGGCCGCCCGCTACTGGGTTCGGTTGGTGGAAACTTTTCTCGCGTGA
- a CDS encoding GNAT family N-acetyltransferase, which yields MAKDMSDTFLYTTPLDPRAKPLIDELIVEYDSRYGNYFSEEGAAAEMNRYPAEAFASPSGNFVLLMRNGEAIGGGAFKAYDEQTAEFKRIWTRSDLRRQGLARKVLFELEAQAARQGYSRVYLTTGFRQPEAVGLYLANGYTALFDVEADPEIYKTLPFEKNISHLVATLAFLADVPPPQPKAASHP from the coding sequence ATGGCGAAAGACATGAGCGACACGTTTCTCTACACCACGCCCCTCGATCCCCGCGCCAAGCCGCTCATCGACGAGCTGATCGTCGAATATGACAGCCGCTATGGCAATTATTTCAGCGAGGAGGGGGCCGCGGCCGAGATGAACCGCTATCCGGCGGAAGCCTTCGCCTCGCCGTCCGGCAATTTCGTGCTTCTGATGCGCAACGGCGAAGCCATCGGCGGCGGCGCCTTCAAGGCCTATGACGAGCAGACCGCCGAGTTCAAGCGCATCTGGACCCGTTCCGACCTCAGGCGTCAGGGTCTGGCGCGCAAGGTGCTGTTCGAACTCGAAGCGCAGGCTGCGCGTCAAGGCTATTCGCGCGTCTATCTAACGACCGGCTTCCGCCAGCCGGAGGCGGTCGGGCTCTATCTCGCCAACGGATACACAGCACTCTTCGATGTCGAGGCCGATCCGGAGATCTACAAGACGCTACCCTTCGAGAAAAATATCTCCCACCTGGTAGCCACGCTGGCGTTTCTGGCCGACGTGCCGCCGCCACAGCCCAAGGCGGCAAGCCATCCCTGA
- a CDS encoding amino acid ABC transporter permease/ATP-binding protein, with amino-acid sequence MAVLSDLAGAPGVSRTSEPNPGYSHYRIVPARHPARALGTLFAALAISGVLYSVLTNPRWGWPVFAEWFFAEPVLAGLGRTLLLTALATVSGSLLGTALALARVSRSPLLAGLSFGYIWLLRSIPLIVLLLVLNNLGYLYETIAIGVPFTDTVWLNYPTTQLLTPFAAAFLGLTLNQSAFFAEIVRGGILAVDQGQHEAAAALGLPRRRQAFRIVLPQAMRSILPTGFNEIIGLAKGTSMVYVLALPELFYTVQVIYRRNLEVIPLLMVATVWYLVIMTGLSIAQHYIERYYSRGAVRNPAPLPFQALVARFRQPLPEVVRPAAASAKVGFGDAQALRAGGAVHVHGISKSFGSLKVLDRVELNLPAGSVTAILGPSGSGKSTLLRAINHLERVDDGFIAIDGDLVGYSRKGDTLYELKEKDILKRRADIGMVFQNFNLFPHLTVLENLIEAPIHARGLERAEAVRLAQELLARIGLSDKVDAYPRQLSGGQQQRVAIARALALRPKVLLFDEPTSALDPELVGEVLDVIKELALTGTTLVIVTHETGFAREVADTVVFMEAGRVLEAGPPAQVFTEAKHPRTREFLARVL; translated from the coding sequence ATGGCAGTTTTGAGCGATCTTGCCGGCGCGCCCGGTGTCAGCCGGACGAGCGAGCCGAACCCGGGCTATTCCCATTACCGCATCGTACCGGCGCGCCATCCCGCCCGCGCGCTCGGCACGCTGTTTGCAGCGCTCGCCATTTCGGGCGTGCTCTATTCGGTGCTGACCAATCCGCGCTGGGGTTGGCCGGTCTTTGCCGAATGGTTCTTCGCCGAGCCGGTGCTGGCGGGCCTTGGCCGCACCCTGCTTCTGACGGCGCTTGCGACCGTCTCCGGCTCGTTGCTCGGGACCGCCCTTGCGCTTGCCCGTGTATCCAGGTCGCCGCTGCTTGCCGGCCTGTCCTTCGGCTACATCTGGCTGCTGCGCTCGATCCCGCTGATCGTGCTTTTGCTGGTGCTCAACAATCTCGGCTACCTCTACGAGACCATCGCGATCGGCGTGCCCTTCACCGACACGGTCTGGCTGAACTATCCGACGACACAGCTCCTGACGCCCTTCGCTGCGGCCTTCCTTGGGCTCACACTCAACCAGTCGGCCTTTTTCGCGGAGATCGTGCGCGGCGGCATTCTCGCCGTAGACCAGGGCCAGCACGAGGCGGCCGCAGCCCTTGGTCTGCCGCGTCGGCGCCAGGCGTTCCGTATCGTGCTGCCGCAGGCCATGCGCTCGATCCTGCCGACCGGTTTCAACGAGATCATCGGTCTCGCCAAGGGCACCTCGATGGTCTACGTGCTGGCGCTGCCTGAGCTGTTCTACACGGTGCAGGTCATCTATCGCCGCAATCTCGAGGTCATTCCGCTCCTGATGGTGGCGACCGTCTGGTACCTGGTGATCATGACCGGGCTCTCGATCGCCCAGCATTACATCGAGCGCTATTATTCGCGCGGCGCGGTGCGCAATCCGGCGCCGCTGCCATTCCAGGCGCTTGTTGCACGCTTCCGTCAGCCGCTGCCGGAGGTCGTCCGCCCGGCCGCCGCAAGCGCAAAGGTCGGCTTCGGCGATGCCCAGGCGCTTCGCGCCGGCGGCGCGGTGCATGTGCACGGGATCTCGAAGAGCTTCGGGTCGCTGAAGGTCCTAGACCGGGTCGAACTGAATTTGCCGGCGGGCAGCGTCACGGCGATCCTCGGACCGTCCGGCTCAGGCAAATCCACGTTGCTCAGGGCCATCAACCATCTGGAGCGCGTCGATGACGGCTTCATCGCGATCGACGGCGACCTCGTCGGCTACAGCCGGAAGGGCGACACGCTCTATGAACTCAAGGAAAAAGACATCCTGAAACGGCGCGCCGATATCGGCATGGTGTTCCAGAACTTCAACCTCTTCCCCCATCTGACCGTGCTCGAAAACCTGATCGAGGCGCCCATTCACGCGCGCGGCCTTGAGCGCGCGGAGGCGGTGCGCCTTGCCCAGGAACTGCTCGCCCGCATCGGCCTCAGCGACAAGGTCGACGCCTATCCGCGCCAGCTCTCGGGTGGGCAGCAGCAACGCGTCGCGATCGCCCGCGCGCTGGCGCTGCGCCCGAAGGTGCTGCTGTTCGACGAGCCGACCTCGGCGCTCGACCCGGAACTCGTCGGCGAAGTGCTCGATGTTATCAAGGAGCTTGCGCTCACCGGCACGACGCTTGTGATCGTCACCCACGAAACCGGCTTTGCCCGAGAGGTTGCCGATACGGTCGTCTTCATGGAGGCGGGCCGCGTGTTGGAGGCAGGCCCCCCGGCCCAGGTCTTTACCGAGGCGAAGCATCCACGCACCCGCGAATTTTTGGCGCGCGTTCTCTAA
- a CDS encoding ABC transporter substrate-binding protein, whose translation MTILNTAKLLLAGAVTALTLGLGSVHAEEKFDLSPDTSNRVRAEKNDAAIKAIAADFKFFNPGKFTVAINPWDPPIATYASDSKTVVGADPDVASLLADSFGLELELVPVAWADWPLGVASGKYDAVISNVTVTEERKEKFDFSTYRKDVLGFFVKSDSKIEAIKEPKDVAGLKVITGAGTNQEKIILEWDRQNVAAGLKPIEVQYYDDRAAGDLALQSGRADVEFNPNATRAYAASIKNNTKVVGIVSGGWPLTAEIAVTSRKGGGLADAVTIALNDLIKNGKYGEVLKRWSLGAEAVDAAQTNPPGLPKSGS comes from the coding sequence ATGACTATTCTCAACACTGCAAAGTTGCTTCTGGCCGGCGCCGTCACGGCGCTGACCCTCGGACTTGGCTCCGTCCACGCCGAGGAGAAATTCGACCTCAGCCCCGACACATCGAACCGCGTGCGCGCGGAAAAGAACGACGCGGCGATCAAGGCGATCGCTGCCGACTTCAAGTTCTTCAATCCGGGCAAGTTTACCGTCGCCATCAATCCCTGGGATCCGCCGATTGCGACCTACGCCTCGGATTCGAAGACCGTGGTCGGCGCCGACCCCGATGTTGCGTCGTTGCTGGCCGACAGCTTCGGGCTCGAGCTCGAACTTGTGCCCGTCGCCTGGGCCGATTGGCCGCTCGGCGTTGCCTCAGGCAAATATGACGCGGTCATCAGCAACGTCACGGTCACCGAGGAGCGCAAGGAGAAGTTCGATTTCTCCACCTACCGCAAGGACGTGCTGGGCTTCTTCGTCAAGTCCGACAGCAAGATCGAGGCGATCAAGGAACCAAAGGACGTCGCCGGGTTGAAGGTGATCACCGGTGCCGGCACCAACCAGGAAAAGATCATTCTCGAATGGGACCGGCAGAACGTCGCCGCCGGGCTGAAGCCGATCGAGGTGCAGTATTACGACGACCGCGCCGCCGGCGACCTCGCCTTGCAGTCGGGCCGCGCGGACGTCGAGTTCAACCCGAATGCGACCCGCGCCTATGCCGCATCGATCAAGAACAACACCAAGGTGGTCGGCATCGTCAGCGGCGGCTGGCCGCTAACCGCCGAGATCGCCGTCACCAGCCGCAAGGGCGGTGGCCTGGCCGATGCCGTCACCATCGCACTCAACGACCTGATCAAGAACGGCAAATACGGTGAAGTGCTGAAGCGTTGGAGCCTCGGCGCGGAAGCCGTCGATGCTGCTCAGACCAACCCGCCCGGCCTCCCGAAGAGCGGTTCCTGA